A single Aspergillus chevalieri M1 DNA, chromosome 3, nearly complete sequence DNA region contains:
- a CDS encoding uncharacterized protein (COG:S;~EggNog:ENOG410QE3V;~InterPro:IPR018946,IPR043904), which produces MAESYPGAQGAPIQNGVSHVDVISGPLINFKNMHMQPSSAIWHGSVLIVTKPGQPQPPQLHLRQAGPVGDIHNAQVNGGNVPTQQGMVIEGLRLYEDPGKAFWRFSIAIPVEPYESRWEYDIPGLQYVEGEPANSPWNFVVPGLNQSMRQMFHSCNGFSVGTDMNAWVGPNLWKEVLRVHESRPFHVMIGGGDQLYNDGIRVDGPLKEWTSIANPHKRRAHDFDNDMRARCDDYYYANYVRWYNTEPFRTANGMIPQINIWDDHDIIDGFGSYTDHFMRCSVFRGIGGVAFKYYCLFQHHIAPPLSTYTTDAPQTMSAVNGTAGADPRQLENTYVLENQEEDDSWIVGQRPGPYVEEKSRNLYMRLGRRIAFIGVDARTERTRHQVNYEDTYDLIFNRLEREVAVANGDIKHLVVLLGVPIAYPRLAWLENILSSPVIAPIRLLNKRFGFAGGLFNQFDGQVDLLDDLDDHYTARQHKKERKMFINRLQDFAKAHSVRVTILGGDVHLAAIGRFYSKPKLGVPTGNDHRFIVNIVSSAITNKPPPKAVANLLAQRNKLHHLDDHTDETLMDFFDQQPGGVEKSASWNKVTMPSRNFACITENDALPTNPEVSGATNGYAPKQVPKDGHSPLHRGEEDVGTTHPAADGVGLSDMYGGLDVSIKVEIDPQNRDGAAHGYGFSIPPLQFNPQADTALRPVSGHAHSLRPPSARPNSDRPPSNRPHTAVP; this is translated from the exons ATGGCAGAATCCTATCCAGGGGCACAAG GTGCCCCGATCCAGAATGGTGTGTCGCACGTCGACGTGATTTCCGGTCCTCTGATCAACTTCAAGAACATGCACATGCAACCCTCGTCTGCGATTTGGCATGGAAGCGTATTGATCGTGACGAAGCCTGGTCAGCCTCAGCCGCCGCAGCTTCACTTGCGCCAGGCAGGCCCCGTGGGGGACATCCATAATGCTCAAGTCAACGGGGGAAACGTGCCGACCCAGCAAGGGATGGTGATTGAAGGACTGCGTCTCTATGAAGATCCAGGCAAGGCCTTCTGGCGGTTCTCAATTGCCATCCCCGTCGAACCTTACGAGTCTCGTTGGGAGTATGACATTCCGGGTTTGCAGTATGTCGAGGGGGAACCGGCCAACTCACCTTGGAACTTTGTGGTCCCTGGACTGAACCAGTCAATGCGCCAGATGTTCCACTCCTGCAATGGCTTTTCGGTTGGTACAGACATGAACGCTTGGGTCGGTCCCAACTTGTGGAAAGAGGTGCTGCGGGTTCATGAAAGCAGACCGTTCCATGTTAtgattggtggtggtgaccAGCTCTACAACGATGGGATCCGTGTGGATGGTCCTCTCAAGGAGTGGACCTCTATTGCCAACCCTCACAAGCGCCGCGCCCATGACTTCGACAATGACATGCGAGCCCGCTGTGATGACTATTACTACGCTAACTACGTCCGCTGGTACAACACGGAACCATTTAGGACCGCCAACGGGATGATCCCCCAGATCAACATCTGGGACGATCACGACATCATCGATGGATTTGGTTCCTACACAGACCACTTCATGCGCTGCTCCGTCTTCCGGGGCATTGGTGGTGTGGCCTTCAAATACTACTGCTTGTTCCAGCATCACATCGCCCCGCCCCTGTCCACGTACACGACGGATGCTCCCCAAACTATGAGTGCTGTGAACGGCACTGCAGGTGCAGACCCACGACAGTTGGAAAACACATATGTCTTGGAGAAccaagaagaggatgacAGCTGGATTGTCGGCCAGCGTCCCGGTCCGTACGTGGAGGAGAAAAGCCGAAACCTGTACATGCGTCTGGGCAGACGAATTGCGTTTATCGGCGTGGATGCGCGTACAGAACGAACCCGTCACCAGGTCAATTATGAAGACACTTACGACCTCATCTTCAACCGTCTCGAACGGGAAGTTGCCGTGGCCAACGGTGATATCAAGCATTTGGTGGTTCTCCTGGGTGTTCCCATTGCGTATCCCCGTCTGGCATGGCTGGAGAATATTTTGAGCTCTCCGGTTATTGCGCCCATCCGCCTATTGAACAAGCGTTTTGGTTTTGCCGGCGGTTTGTTCAACCAGTTTGATGGTCAAGTCGATCTGTTGGACGACTTGGATGATCACTACACAGCTCGTCAACACAAAAAGGAACGGAAGATGTTTATCAACCGTCTCCAAGATTTTGCCAAGGCTCATTCGGTTCGAGTGACGATTTTGGGTGGTGACGTTCATTTGGCAGCCATTGGTCGGTTCTACTCGAAGCCCAAGCTGGGTGTCCCAACCGGTAACGACCACCGGTTCATCGTGAATATCGTCAGCAGTGCGATCACCAACAAGCCGCCTCCTAAAGCAGTGGCAAACCTGCTGGCTCAGAGAAACAAACTTCATCATCTCGACGATCACACTGATGAAACACTCATGGACTTCTTCGACCAGCAGCCCGGCGGTGTGGAAAAAAGTGCATCCTGGAACAAGGTGACGATGCCATCGCGGAACTTCGCCTGTATCACTGAAAACGATGCTCTGCCCACGAACCCCGAGGTGTCGGGAGCTACGAATGGCTATGCACCAAAGCAGGTGCCCAAGGATGGACATTCGCCGCTGCACAGGGGTGAAGAGGACGTTGGCACCACGCACCCGGCCGCTGATGGCGTCGGTCTCAGTGACATGTATGGTGGTCTGGATGTGTCCATCAAGGTCGAGATTGACCCGCAGAACCGGGACGGGGCTGCCCATGGCTATGGATTTAGCA TTCCTCCGTTGCAATTCAACCCTCAGGCGGACACCGCCCTCAGACCTGTCTCTGGACATGCTCACTCGCTTCGACCTCCATCTGCGCGACCTAATTCCGATCGTCCTCCATCGAACAGGCCTCATACGGCTGTCCCCTAG
- a CDS encoding triacylglycerol lipase family protein (COG:I;~EggNog:ENOG410PG8A;~InterPro:IPR021771,IPR016035,IPR002641;~PFAM:PF11815,PF01734;~go_function: GO:0004806 - triglyceride lipase activity [Evidence IEA];~go_process: GO:0006629 - lipid metabolic process [Evidence IEA]) translates to MESWAAICGLFAAIVSMVLDVALFWRDKLLSWWRSKSPRDRLLHRLKTARTYEEWEECAFELDELLGTDVWRQNPANRHYDYRLILGRLEALMSAREDEDILTLANLLRSGLVRNLGNITSPKLYVHAYAGTKLLIDDYITQVALSIQHVTTLQTAPSHDSRFSSQAKLELLHDTRQAFGRTTLLLQGGSIFGLCHLGVVKALHSQGLLPRIITGTATGALIAALVCVHTEDELLAFLEGDGIDLTCFDYRRRAWWGWSDNGLLGALFQQVKRFIHKGYFLDAQLLEECVRDNLGDLTFEEAYARSKRILNITVATSGKTGIPNLLNYLTAPNVLIWSAAAASNSSTMTNNQPVTIYCKDETGSIVPWPHSQDAVFRPWFNVHYNDGESPLSRIAELFNVNHFIVSQPRPYLIPFLSIELDLLDRRQTGKWNITRSLMRFVTAEIRHRLRQLDYLGLLPQIAGRLLIEETIPGPNLTLVPDLSLSDFSQLLQRPSKESLTNWVLKGEKGVWPAVSALKVRCAIEIALDKGYQVVRRRGPRDTSPVASMSGPRRRPNEGAVRRRRKSDFGFGRSTSTLG, encoded by the exons ATGGAGTCCTGGGCGGCCATTTGCGGCTTGTTTGCGGCCATTGTCAGCATGGTTCTGGACGTCGCTCTGTTCTGGAGAGAT AAACTGCTGTCATGGTGGAGGTCCAAGTCTCCTCGAGATAGATTGCTGCATCGTCTGAAGACAGCACGGACGTACGAGGAATGGGAAGAATGCGCTTTTGAGCTGGATGAACTACTGGGTACGGACGTGTG GCGCCAAAACCCAGCAAACCGCCATTACGACTATCGACTCATTCTCGGGCGATTAGAGGCTCTCATGAGCGCccgagaagatgaagatatTTTAACTCTAGCTAACCTCCTTCGCTCTGGTCTTGTTCGCAACCTGGGCAACATAACCTCGCCCAAACTCTACGTCCACGCCTATGCAGGTACGAAGTTATTGATCGATGACTATATCACGCAGGTTGCGCTCTCCATCCAACACGTCACGACGTTGCAAACAGCCCCTTCGCACGACAGCAGGTTCTCGTCGCAGGCCAAGTTGGAACTGTTACATGATACCCGTCAGGCGTTTGGTCGTACGACGTTGCTCTTGCAGGGCGGGTCGATTTTCGGGCTATGTCATCTAGGCGTGGTGAAAGCGCTGCACTCACAGGGTCTCTTGCCTAGGATTATCACCGGAACGGCTACTGGGGCTCTTATTGCTGCGCTCGTTTGTGTTCATACGGAGGATGAGTTGTTGGCGTTCCTGGAGGGTGATGGTATTGACTTGACCTGTTTCGATTATCGCCGGCGAGCCTGGTGGGGTTGGTCTGATAATGGTTTACTGGGGGCATTGTTTCAACAAGTGAAACGATTCATCCATAAAGGATATTTCCTTGATGCACAACTCTTGGAGGAATGTGTACGAGACAATCTGGGCGACTTGACCTTTGAAGAAGCTTACGCGCGTTCAAAACGCATATTGAACATTACCGTTGCTACGTCTGGCAAGACTGGGATACCGAATCTGCTCAACTACTTAACTGCACCGAATGTG TTAATTTGGTCAGCTGCAGCTGCATCGAACTCATCTACAATGACCAACAACCAGCCCGTGACTATATACTGTAAAGACGAGACCGGCTCGATTGTCCCCTGGCCACACTCACAAGACGCTGTCTTTCGGCCATGGTTTAATGTGCACTATAACGACGGGGAATCGCCACTATCCCGAATCGCCGAATTATTCAACGTTAACCATTTCATAGTCTCGCAGCCCCGGCCATACCTCATCCCCTTCCTCAGCATCGAATTAGACCTTTTAGACCGACGACAAACTGGCAAATGGAACATTACCCGCTCTCTTATGCGTTTCGTCACAGCTGAGATCCGTCACAGACTACGACAACTAGACTACCTAGGCCTCCTACCGCAGATAGCTGGCCGACTCCTCATTGAAGAAACGATACCCGGGCCAAACTTGACTCTCGTTCCAGATCTCTCGTTGAGCGATTTCTCGCAACTCCTGCAGCGACCCAGCAAAGAAAGTCTGACTAATTGGGTTCTGAAGGGTGAAAAGGGCGTTTGGCCGGCCGTCTCAGCGCTTAAAGTTCGTTGTGCTATTGAGATTGCATTGGATAAGGGATATCAGGTTGTTCGTCGACGGGGGCCAAGGGATACCTCGCCCGTTGCTAGTATGAGCGGACCGCGTCGTCGTCCAAATGAGGGTGCTGTGAGAAGAAGACGGAAGAGTGATTTTGGTTTTGGAAGGAGTACGAGTACATTGGGATAG
- the RPL9B gene encoding 60S ribosomal protein uL6 (COG:J;~EggNog:ENOG410PI94;~InterPro:IPR002359,IPR036789,IPR000702,IPR020040;~PFAM:PF00347;~go_component: GO:0005840 - ribosome [Evidence IEA];~go_function: GO:0003735 - structural constituent of ribosome [Evidence IEA];~go_function: GO:0019843 - rRNA binding [Evidence IEA];~go_process: GO:0006412 - translation [Evidence IEA]) yields MRYIHSEERLPIPENVKVHIRSRIVTVEGPRGKLVKDLSHIAVTFGRPEKNVISIEMHHGARKGVATLRTVRTIINNLIIGVTKGFKYKMRYVYAHFPINVNIEKNAETGQYDIEIRNFLGEKYVRRVTAQPGVEVITSPSVKDELQLSGNSLEGVSQSAADIQQICRVRNKDIRKFLDGLYVSERGNIVEE; encoded by the exons ATGCGGTACATTCACTCCGAGGAACGGCTGCCCATCCCCGAGAATG TGAAGGTTCACATTCGCTCGCGCATTGTGACCGTCGAGGGCCCCCGAG GCAAGCTCGTTAAGGACCTCTCTCACATTGCCGTTACCTTCGGCCGCCCTGAGAAGAATGTTATCTCGATCGAGATGCACCACGGTGCCCGCAAGGGTGTCGCTACCCTCCGTACCGTCCgcaccatcatcaacaaTCTGATCATCGGTGTCACCAAGGGCTTCAAGTACAAGATGCGTTACGTGTATGCTCACTTTCCCATCAACGTCAACATCGAGAAGAACGCCGAGACTGGCCAGTACGACATTGAGATCAG AAACTTCTTGGGTGAGAAGTACGTCCGTCGTGTGACTGCTCAGCCCGGTGTCGAGGTCATCACCTCGCCCAGCGTCAAGGATGAGCTCCAGCTCTCCGGTAACTCCCTTGAGGGTGTCTCCCAGAGTGCCGCCGACATCCAGCAGATCTGCAGAGTCCGGAACAAGGATATCCGGAAG TTCCTTGACGGTCTCTACGTGTCGGAGCGGGGCAACATCGTCGAAGAGTAA
- a CDS encoding uncharacterized protein (COG:O;~EggNog:ENOG410PN7D;~InterPro:IPR011899,IPR014025,IPR036249,IPR002109;~PFAM:PF00462;~TransMembrane:1 (i7-26o);~go_function: GO:0015035 - protein disulfide oxidoreductase activity [Evidence IEA]) → MILQRRLRPLFIAILVLLVILFYYSGDGSKIQNQRFYRSTVKAIEAQRHAENEAAAVKAQPDPKPIVREAPKAEAPKADTDKAKEDSEEMQEIPIAGRTKMTIPKNKDDALKKEKEQAPETDDHAEAKDELNAILKRAPIIVFSKSYCPFSAKAKSILLKKYSIVPEPYVVELDHHKLGRALQSVLGESTGRRTVPNVLVNGKSIGGGDDVSALDQEDQLASTLKNLGGKWIQEVARKSQEE, encoded by the exons ATGATTCTACAACGGCGACTTCGGCCTCTGTTCATTGCTATACTAGTATTGCTAGTAATACTCTTCTATTATTCG GGAGACGGAAGCAAGATCCAGAACCAGCGGTTCTACCGGTCTACAGTGAAAGCGATTGAGGCGCAGAGACATGCAGAAAACGAAGCAGCCGCCGTGAAAGCACAGCCCGATCCCAAACCGATCGTTCGCGAAGCGCCAAAGGCGGAGGCTCCGAAGGCGGACACTGACAAAGCCAAGGAAGACAGTGAAGAAATGCAGGAGATACCTATTGCGGGGAGAACTAAGATGACCATTCCGAAGAACAAGGATGATGCGctcaagaaggagaaggagcaggCTCCTGAAACCGATGACCACGCGGAGGCTAAGGATGAATTGAATGCTATCCTGAAACGGGCCCCAA TCATCGTTTTCTCCAAATCCTACTGTCCTTTCAGCGCAAAAGCTAAGTCCATCTTGCTCAAGAAATACTCCATTGTTCCGGAGCCGTATGTGGTCGAGCTTGATCACCACAAACTGGGCAGGGCACTTCAAAGTGTCCTAGGCGAAAGCACCGGCCGCCGTACCGTCCCGAATGTCTTGGTCAACGGAAAAAGCATCGgaggtggtgatgatgtATCTGCATTGGACCAAGAAGATCAATTGGCTTCGACATTGAAGAATCTGGGTGGTAAGTGGATCCAGGAGGTCGCTCGCAAGAGTCAGGAGGAATAA
- a CDS encoding uncharacterized protein (COG:S;~EggNog:ENOG410PI1R;~InterPro:IPR000073,IPR029058;~PFAM:PF12697): MDSFQHTPAPSTANGVPAQSALLARRRKSLPSRAHAARKSPSTVDPASPEVISSLISSLSTISVPVQSHFDNVPPIDPDIPSAPSFFQTEFSIPDPPPSSSSNGPGFGVTYGAQKSPGERPESPYLHPDDAADAPVVRMARAQPSPKVKATFDPPASPIRPTSKGSYTSTRKAYEGAAFGIISAEPPPPPISAAPSIASSSSEGRRSLKDALGLLRKTSRGSINDKERKADQVRKTTSYSDTMKYNVPRNRASIRSMYSMVDAAERPVSVGMEARTMYAVSAPPSRDNQSLQILKEPAPGGIGSGRTIPARESSLRNSFSPSSKYHRSTRHRRYSSVGSKDAKADKIELEADNNEAEQVTKRIQQLKDQQQKIKSELETDNTPAKATRAATETPVEPPVPSQKPSEVRQEASSPAKTIAVVDESAPAPAVLTGKSRTMPSTGTPLLSMTDQPQSKSIRESLDKLDQVDKLRHRQSLEPTTPTKRHKRSPSGPTSPARVSVAVDRPSSVDSVDVAVSDYVSSPKLTQRIPHPTTGRMIAFSEVGDPKGHVVLCCLGMGLTRYLMAFYDELARTLKLRLITLDRPGVGESEPYMDETGTPLGWPDDVAIVCNHLRVTKFSLLAHSAGAIYALATALRIPQHIRGRVHLLAPWIPPSQLSSIGSHKEPVPANAVPYSQRILRALPTSILRVANSSFMSATSASITSSLPKSPRRTRYRTTMKETSNNAAPAKANAPQRTQSKIRQQGYELEALENMMPGASYQPTLNANIGEADREATMTEERERQIDYDNRLTHKIWELATMNANPAIDLLICLERNRSIGFRYVDITRAVVIHHGSKDTRVPVDNVRWLGKTMRRCEVRILEDEGHGLMASAAVMGNVLMEIAKEWEDWMILVQGKRKATTAAAAAARSGIAQRV; this comes from the exons ATGGATAGCTTCCAGCACACTCCGGCGCCCTCTACAGCGAATGGCGTACCTGCGCAGTCAGCGCTGCTGGCACGACGTCGCAAATCCCTCCCTTCGCGAGCCCACGCGGCAAGGAAGAGCCCCTCGACCGTCGACCCAGCATCCCCCGAAGTTATTTCGTCGTTGATCTCCTCCCTCTCGACAATTTCCGTACCCGTTCAAAGCCATTTTGATAACGTGCCGCCCATTGATCCTGATATCCCTTCTGCTCCCAGTTTTTTTCAAACCGAATTCAGCATCCCGGACCCGCCgccgtcatcgtcatcaaaTGGACCTGGTTTTGGCGTGACGTACGGGGCTCAGAAATCACCGGGCGAGCGACCGGAGAGCCCTTACTTGCACCCAGACGATGCGGCCGATGCGCCCGTGGTTCGCATGGCCAGGGCTCAGCCATCTCCCAAGGTAAAGGCCACGTTCGACCCACCCGCGTCACCCATACGGCCTACGTCCAAGGGTTCCTATACATCCACCAGAAAAGCGTACGAAGGCGCTGCGTTTGGGATCATTAGCGCAGaaccgccgccgccaccaATCTCAGCAGCACCTAGTATCGCATCGTCGAGCTCGGAGGGTCGGAGGAGTCTCAAGGACGCATTGGGTCTGCTAAGAAAAACTTCCCGGGGATCCATCAACGACAAAGAAAGGAAGGCGGATCAAGTGCGCAAAACGACCAGTTACAGCGATACCATGAAGTATAACGTCCCCCGCAATCGGGCGAGCATACGTTCCATGTATTCCATGGTAGATGCTGCCGAACGCCCGGTCAGTGTTGGGATGGAGGCGCGAACAATGTATGCTGTCAGCGCCCCTCCTAGCAGAGATAATCAATCGCTACAGATCCTCAAAGAGCCCGCACCTGGGGGAATTGGAAGTGGCCGAACGATTCCTGCCCGCGAGTCCTCGTTACGGAACAGCTTCTCGCCCAGTTCGAAGTACCACCGCTCGACTCGTCACAGGCGGTATTCTTCTGTTGGTAGTAAGGATGCTAAGGCTGATAAGATCGAATTGGAAGCGGACAATAACGAGGCCGAACAAGTAACGAAACGAATACAGCAGCTGAAAGACCAGCAACAAAAGATCAAATCTGAATTAGAAACAGATAACACCCCAGCCAAAGCCACCAGAGCGGCGACTGAAACGCCTGTTGAGCCACCTGTGCCTTCACAGAAACCAAGTGAGGTACGCCAGGAAGCTTCCAGCCCCGCCAAAACGATTGCCGTAGTCGACGAGAGCGCACCAGCCCCAGCGGTTTTGACGGGGAAGAGCAGAACAATGCCCTCAACGGGGACACCATTATTATCCATGACAGATCAACCACAGTCAAAGTCGATTAGAGAATCACTCGACAAGTTGGATCAAGTGGACAAACTTCGTCATCGGCAATCTCTGGAGCCAACAACTCCGACGAAGCGCCATAAACGTTCTCCCTCTGGCCCCACTTCCCCAGCTCGCGTATCTGTCGCTGTTGATCGCCCGTCAAGCGTCGATTCGGTTGATGTTGCGGTGTCTGACTATGTCTCTTCACCGAAATTGACGCAAAGAATTCCCCATCCAACTACGGGCCGGATGATCGCGTTTTCAGAGGTCGGAGACCCTAAAGGGCATGTTGTACTATGTTGCCTGGGTATGGGTCTTACGAGATATCTGATGGCGTTCTACGACGAATTGGCGCGGACTCTCAAGCTCCGACTCATCACTCTGGACCGTCCTGGTGTTGGCGAAAGCGAACCTTATATGGACGAGACAGGGACACCCCTAGGCTGGCCCG ATGATGTTGCGATTGTTTGCAACCATCTTAGAGTGACCAAGTTTTCACTTCTCGCTCATTCTGCTGGGGCGATCTATGCATTGGCCACAGCTTTGAGAATCCCGCAGCATATCCGTGGCCGTGTTCACTTGCTAGCCCCTTGGATCCCGCCATCCCAACTGTCCAGTATTGGTTCGCATAAGGAGCCCGTACCCGCTAATGCTGTACCATACTCGCAAAGGATTCTCCGTGCTTTGCCGACATCAATCTTGAGGGTTGCCAACTCCAGCTTCATGAGCGCGACAAGTGCTAGTATTACTTCGAGCTTGCCAAAGTCTCCCCGAAGGACTCGATATCGGACAACGATGAAAGAAACATCGAATAACGCGGCCCCGGCTAAGGCTAATGCCCCCCAACGAACGCAGTCTAAAATACGCCAGCAAGGTTATGAACTCGAAGCCCTTGAGAACATGATGCCCGGCGCCTCTTACCAGCCAACCCTCAACGCAAACATCGGCGAGGCTGACCGTGAGGCCACGATGACCGAGGAACGTGAACGCCAAATTGACTATGATAATCGGTTAACCCATAAGATTTGGGAGCTAGCGACCATGAACGCCAACCCAGCAATTGATTTGCTGATATGCTTGGAACGTAACCGGTCGATCGGATTCCGTTATGTTGATATTACCCGAGCAGTGGTAATCCACCATGGAAGCAAAGACACTCGGGTTCCCGTGGACAATGTCCGGTGGCTCGGGAAGACCATGCGGCGATGCGAAGTCCGAATCCTTGAGGATGAAGGTCATGGATTGATGGCGTCTGCGGCTGTCATGGGCAATGTCCTAATGGAGATCGCCAAAGAATGGGAAGACTGGATGATCCTTGTCCAAGGCAAACGGAAGGCGacgacagcagcagcagcagcagcgcgaTCCGGTATTGCGCAGCGAGTATAA